The Gemmatimonadales bacterium DNA segment ATCGACTGGACCGTCCGGTTCTTCGCCTGGAGCGACAGCACCGATCCCCGCAGCCGGCCCGGGGCGTTCGCCGCGCTGCTCGGCTCGACGCCGCTGCTCACCCGGCACGAGCCTCGGCTGGACTACGAGTGGTACCGTCCGACCATCGCCGGGCTGCCGCGGGAACGGTTCGCACTGGAGGCGACGGGGACGGTGACGCTCGCGCCCGGCTTGTACGCGCTGCGCACCATCAGCGACGACGCGGTGCGGGTGTGGGTGGACGGCGTGCTGGCCATCGACCACTGGGCGCCTCACGAGTCAGCGGTGGACGAAGCGCCACTCAGCGGCGGACGGCACGAGCTGCGGGTGCAGTACTACCAGGCGGATGGCTGGACGGAGCTCCGGCTCGACATAGTGCGGGGGACCCAGCGTTCGCCCGGCTCGGCCGGACCGCGCTGACGGTTACGCCGTCTGCGTCACCCGCCGGAGCGTGCGGGGGAAAGTGTTCCCCATGTTGCCGGTTGCTCACCCCGCTCGGGAACTGCGGGTGCCGCCGCTCACCACCCCCGCGCCGAGAAGAACCCCAGCGCCGACGAGGCCACAGCTCAGGACCGGCATGATCGGTGTGTGCAGGTTGCCGACGGCGATCGGCGCGGCGAGGAGGAACCCGACGATACCGCCGGCGATGGCGCCTGAACGTGCGCCCTGTGGCAGCCAGCGCAGTTTGGTGAGCAACATGACCGTGCCAACGATGGCGAGCACGCCACCGAGGATTGCGCCGGCAAAGAGACCCACGTTGCCGAACCCGTTGCCAAGGATCGAGCCAACCGCCGCTCCGAGGCCGGCGAGTGCCCAGGAAGCGAGGAATACGGGGAGTGGCTTCATGGATCGCGCTCCTACCTCAAAGGACTTGTTGGCCTGCGACAAATGCTCTCATGAGCACCGCTCGTCGTCAGCCGCCGGCTGAGCCTTCGGCAGTCGCCGTACGTCGGCCCCTGGCAACGCTCGCTCTGATGAAGTCCGCATTCATGCGCCCGATGAACGCCACCGGGATCCCCTTCGGGCAGACCGCCTCGCACTCGCCGTGGTTGGTGCAGCTCCCGAACCCTTCCTCGTCCATCTGCGCTACCATGCTCAGGGCGCGCTCCATCCGCTCCGGCTGGCCCTGCGGCAGCATACCCAGATGGGTGATCTTGGCCGCGACGAAGAGTGACGCCGAGGCGTTGGGGCAGGCGGCCACGCAGGCGCCGCACCCGATGCAGGCCGCCGCGTCCATCGCCAGCTCCGCAGCCTCCTTCCGTACCGGGAGGGCGTTCCCGTCCGGCGCGCCACCGATGGCCGCCGCGATGAAGCCGCCCGCCGAGATGATCCGGTCGAACGCGCTCCGGTCCACG contains these protein-coding regions:
- a CDS encoding succinate dehydrogenase/fumarate reductase iron-sulfur subunit — encoded protein: MNLTLHVWRQKDARSPGRFIDYQATDISPDLSFLEMLDVVNEGLIAKREDPIAFDHDCREGICGACGVVVDGTAHGPKRLTTTCQLHLRSFKDGDEVTLEPWRAGAFPVIKDLVVDRSAFDRIISAGGFIAAAIGGAPDGNALPVRKEAAELAMDAAACIGCGACVAACPNASASLFVAAKITHLGMLPQGQPERMERALSMVAQMDEEGFGSCTNHGECEAVCPKGIPVAFIGRMNADFIRASVARGRRTATAEGSAGG